GATCACCCGGTACTCGGTGTCATAGAGGCCGCCGTTCTCGCCGGCGAACGCGCGCCGTCCCAGCTGCCGCACCCGCTCGTGGTCCTCCGGGTGGACGATCTCCAACCACCTGTCCAGCCCCGTGCGAGCGTCGGGCGGCAATCCGAACAGCTCCTTCGTCCGCGCGTCCCACCTCATCTCTCCCGTGGACGGATCATGTTGCCAGACGCCCAGCGCGGCGGAGTCCAACGCCAGGCGAAGCCGCTCCTCGCTGAGCCGCAGCGACTGCTGGGTGGCCTTCTGCTCGGTGATGTCCTCCATCGTCAGCACGCTGGCGACGATGCGGCCCTCCGCGTCGCGCACGGGCGCGGCATTCACCCGGGACAGGAGCTGGCACCCATCGTCCCGGTGGATGACGAGCTCCTCGCCCAGCACCACCTCACCCGCCAGCGCGCGCACCAGCGGCAGCTCCGCCAGCGCATAGCCCTGGCCGTTGGCGTGCCGGGTGAGCTCCCAGCGGTACGACTCCACGCCTCCCACCGGCACCGCGGAGGCCCCCAGCAGAGAGGCCAATCTCTCGTTGGACAGCAGCATCCGCCCCGTGGGCGCCTCGGCGATGAGCACCCCCGTGGGCATCTGATGCAACACGGCCTGGAGCAGCCGCTCCTTGGACTCCAGCTCGGCCATCAGCTGCGACAGCCGCCGCTCCGCCTCCCGCCTCGCGGTGATGTCCACCACCAGCGACACGCCCCGGCGTGACTCGCCCTCCACCAGCGCGCTGCCCAGGAGGATGTCCACCCGCGAGCCGTCCCTGCGCTGGTACTGCTTCTCCCTCAGCGAACCCACGCCCCGGAGAAGCACCCGCGCGACGCTCTGGCGATCCTTCTCCTCCCACTCCGGTGGCGTCATCTGCCGCCAGTCGAGCCGGCCCTGCTCCAGCTCCTCGCGCGTGTAGCCCACCATGCCGAGGAAGGTGTCGTTGGCATCCAGGATGGTGCCATCCAGGTCCCAATAGAGGGTCCCCACCACGCCGGATTCGGAGAGGCGCCGCGCCCGTGCCTGGGACTTCGCCAGCTCGTGCTGAAGCCGTTGTTGCTCGGCCAGGGCCTGCTCGCGCTCGCGCTGCCGGGCCAGCTCCGCGCGCCGCATGCGCACCAGGGCCCATGTCTGCGCCACCAGGTGCTTGGGCTCGATGGGCTGGGGGATGTAGCCATCCGCCCCGTCCTCGAAGAGCCGCTCCTCCAGCTCCTCGTCGCGCATCAGCGCGGAGATGTAGAGCACGGGGATGCCCGCGGTGGCGGGATTCAGCTTGAGCTGGTGGCACACGTCGAAGCCGCTCATGTCCGGCAGCCTCACGTCCAGCACCACCACCTCCGGCGGCGCCACCATGGCCGCGAGCGCCTCCTGACCCGTGGCCGCCTCCACGACCTCCATGCCGGCCATTCGCAAGGTCTGGGTGATGAGGTAGCGCTTGGCTTCCGTGTCATCGACGACCAACACCCGCCCGTCCATCCGGGGGGTGGACGCGGGCTTCGGCGGGTCCTGGATGCGCAACACGATGGGGGCTCCCGATTGGCCCATGGGGGGTACAACAGGCGGC
The DNA window shown above is from Archangium lipolyticum and carries:
- a CDS encoding PAS domain S-box protein codes for the protein MLRIQDPPKPASTPRMDGRVLVVDDTEAKRYLITQTLRMAGMEVVEAATGQEALAAMVAPPEVVVLDVRLPDMSGFDVCHQLKLNPATAGIPVLYISALMRDEELEERLFEDGADGYIPQPIEPKHLVAQTWALVRMRRAELARQREREQALAEQQRLQHELAKSQARARRLSESGVVGTLYWDLDGTILDANDTFLGMVGYTREELEQGRLDWRQMTPPEWEEKDRQSVARVLLRGVGSLREKQYQRRDGSRVDILLGSALVEGESRRGVSLVVDITARREAERRLSQLMAELESKERLLQAVLHQMPTGVLIAEAPTGRMLLSNERLASLLGASAVPVGGVESYRWELTRHANGQGYALAELPLVRALAGEVVLGEELVIHRDDGCQLLSRVNAAPVRDAEGRIVASVLTMEDITEQKATQQSLRLSEERLRLALDSAALGVWQHDPSTGEMRWDARTKELFGLPPDARTGLDRWLEIVHPEDHERVRQLGRRAFAGENGGLYDTEYRVIGPRDGGVLRWLASRGQAHVDAGGRRWLMGTVRDITERKLAEQRAAALQATTAVFAHALTPKQVAEAVMAHGLEAVGAYAGAVSIVEGEELCVLDSVGYPDSLVQPYRGIPLSVRTPPTDAARMGRMVWVESLEAFERGWPDVARRLHDTRSRAWGTLPLVSGERVVGVLGLSFSTPRRLSAREKAHLESLCRLCAQALERARLYEETRQRAELEQQFLGVVSHDLRNPLTAISLGARTLQRLEKPSPEALLRMAGRIANSADTMGRMISDLLDFTRGRLGGGIPLERTENDLMRLCQEVIDEFTVTHPSSDVRLEGDGPCEGWWDEARMRQVLSNLLSNALRYARAGTPVVVRARGKEREVELSVFNEGEPVSAELLPVLFEPFRRGMSKFRPSGSLGLGLYIVRQVVEGHGGRVEVETGAAGTSFIVRVPRGAGPAPTR